One window of Streptomyces sp. NBC_00273 genomic DNA carries:
- a CDS encoding ferritin-like fold-containing protein, with the protein MSTVENASPADDSAPSGAEGIASQDWAAASASPQYRAAVVDLLGALAYGELAAFERLAEDAKLAPTLDDKAELAAMASAEFHHFERLRDRLAAIEVEPTAAMEPFAKGVDDFHRQTAPSDWLEGLVKAYVGDSIASDFYREVASHLDTDTRALVLGVLDDTGHGNFAVEKVRAAIEADPRCGGRLALWARRLMGEALSQAQRVVAERDALSTMLVGGVDGMAAGFDLAAVGEMFTRITKAHTKRMAALGLAA; encoded by the coding sequence ATGTCGACCGTAGAAAACGCCTCGCCCGCCGACGACAGCGCCCCCTCCGGAGCCGAGGGCATCGCCTCCCAGGACTGGGCCGCCGCCTCTGCCTCGCCGCAGTACCGGGCCGCCGTCGTGGACCTGCTCGGCGCGCTCGCCTACGGAGAGCTCGCGGCCTTCGAGCGCCTCGCGGAGGACGCGAAGCTCGCGCCCACCCTGGACGACAAGGCCGAGCTCGCCGCGATGGCCTCCGCCGAGTTCCACCACTTCGAGCGGCTGCGGGACCGGCTCGCGGCGATCGAGGTCGAGCCCACCGCAGCCATGGAGCCCTTCGCCAAGGGAGTCGACGACTTCCACCGCCAGACCGCGCCGTCGGACTGGCTGGAGGGCCTGGTCAAGGCCTACGTCGGCGATTCCATCGCCAGTGACTTCTACCGTGAGGTCGCCTCCCACCTGGACACCGACACCCGCGCCCTCGTGCTCGGCGTGCTCGACGACACCGGCCACGGCAACTTCGCCGTCGAGAAGGTGCGCGCGGCGATCGAGGCGGACCCGCGCTGCGGCGGCCGGCTCGCGCTGTGGGCCCGCCGGCTGATGGGCGAGGCCCTCTCGCAGGCCCAGCGCGTGGTCGCCGAGCGCGACGCGCTCTCGACCATGCTGGTCGGCGGCGTCGACGGAATGGCGGCCGGCTTCGACCTGGCGGCCGTCGGCGAGATGTTCACCCGCATCACCAAGGCGCACACCAAGCGGATGGCGGCCCTCGGCCTCGCCGCCTGA
- a CDS encoding DUF3107 domain-containing protein has protein sequence MEVKIGVQHAPREIVLESDLSAEELESIVTAALSGTAPLLSLTDNKGRKVLVPSDRLSYVDLGEPSVRKVGFGAL, from the coding sequence GTGGAGGTCAAGATCGGCGTGCAGCACGCACCCCGGGAGATCGTGCTGGAGAGCGACCTGAGCGCCGAGGAGCTGGAGAGCATCGTCACCGCCGCTCTGTCCGGCACCGCGCCGCTGCTGAGCCTCACCGACAACAAGGGCCGCAAGGTCCTGGTGCCGTCCGACCGCCTGTCGTATGTCGACCTGGGCGAGCCGAGCGTGCGCAAGGTGGGCTTCGGCGCGCTCTGA
- a CDS encoding DEAD/DEAH box helicase — protein MSPFPIQEMTLPVALSGTDVIGQAKTGTGKTLGFGLPLLERVVVPADVEAGRATPAQLTDAPQALVVVPTRELCTQVTNDLLTAGKVRNVRVLAIYGGRAYEPQVEALKKGVDVIVGTPGRLLDLAGQKKLDLSHVKALVLDEADEMLDLGFLPDVEKIMAYLPAKRQTMLFSATMPGAVIGLARRYMTQPTHIRAVSEDGEGATVANITQHVFRAHNMDKPELVSRILQAEGRGLAMIFCRTKRTAADIAEQLEKRGFASGAVHGDLGQGAREQALRAFRNGKVDVLVCTDVAARGIDVEGVTHVINYQTPEDEKTFLHRVGRTGRAGNKGIAVTLVDWDDIPRWQLINKALELDFHDPVETYSTSPHLFEQLNIPAGTKGILPRAERTRAGLKAENLEDLGETGGRGGRGGRSGPAAAAVVTEERPARTRTPRQRRRTRGGTELAEGSEATAAVTPAQAPEAPAAPAADEPRRPRRRRTRVAAVPAQAAVAAPVAEAPVVEAPAAPVTPVTPVVEEAPARPKRVPTRKATAAAAVTPVTEVPAEEAPARPKRVRTRKVTPTEPEPDFQMPPLVEPVRARRTTRKAAPAAAVTPVAEVPAEEAPVKPKRTRTRKVAEAAPVATEAAAVAEEAPVKPKRTRTRKVAETAPVATEAAAVAEEAPVKPKRTRTRKVAAAPEA, from the coding sequence GTGTCCCCCTTCCCGATCCAGGAGATGACCCTCCCCGTCGCCCTTTCCGGCACGGACGTCATCGGCCAGGCCAAGACCGGAACCGGCAAGACGCTCGGTTTCGGCCTTCCCCTGCTGGAGCGGGTCGTCGTCCCGGCGGACGTCGAAGCCGGCCGCGCCACCCCGGCGCAGCTGACCGACGCACCGCAGGCCCTCGTGGTGGTTCCGACCCGCGAGCTGTGCACCCAGGTCACCAACGACCTCCTGACCGCGGGCAAGGTCCGCAACGTCCGCGTCCTCGCCATATACGGCGGTCGCGCGTACGAGCCCCAGGTCGAGGCGCTCAAGAAGGGCGTCGACGTGATCGTCGGCACCCCGGGCCGCCTGCTCGACCTGGCCGGGCAGAAGAAGCTCGACCTCTCGCACGTCAAGGCCCTCGTCCTGGACGAGGCCGACGAGATGCTCGACCTCGGCTTCCTGCCCGACGTCGAGAAGATCATGGCGTACCTGCCCGCGAAGCGTCAGACGATGCTGTTCTCGGCGACCATGCCGGGTGCGGTCATCGGCCTGGCCCGCCGGTACATGACGCAGCCGACCCACATCCGCGCCGTCTCCGAGGACGGCGAGGGCGCGACCGTCGCCAACATCACGCAGCACGTCTTCCGTGCGCACAACATGGACAAGCCGGAGCTCGTCTCCCGCATCCTGCAGGCCGAGGGCCGTGGCCTGGCCATGATCTTCTGCCGTACCAAGCGCACGGCGGCCGACATCGCCGAGCAGCTGGAGAAGCGCGGCTTCGCGTCCGGCGCCGTCCACGGCGACCTGGGCCAGGGTGCGCGCGAGCAGGCGCTGCGCGCGTTCCGCAACGGCAAGGTCGACGTGCTGGTGTGCACCGACGTCGCCGCGCGCGGCATCGATGTCGAGGGTGTGACCCACGTCATCAATTACCAGACGCCGGAGGACGAGAAGACCTTCCTGCACCGTGTGGGCCGCACCGGCCGCGCGGGCAACAAGGGCATCGCCGTCACCCTGGTCGACTGGGACGACATCCCGCGCTGGCAGCTGATCAACAAGGCGCTGGAGCTGGACTTCCACGACCCGGTGGAGACGTACTCCACGTCCCCGCACCTGTTCGAGCAGCTGAACATCCCGGCCGGCACCAAGGGCATCCTGCCGCGCGCCGAGCGCACGCGGGCCGGCCTGAAGGCCGAGAACCTGGAGGACCTGGGCGAGACCGGCGGCCGTGGTGGCCGTGGTGGCCGCTCCGGTCCGGCGGCCGCCGCCGTGGTGACCGAGGAGCGTCCGGCCCGTACGCGTACGCCGCGCCAGCGCCGCCGTACGCGGGGCGGGACGGAGCTCGCCGAGGGCTCCGAGGCCACCGCAGCGGTGACCCCGGCCCAGGCTCCGGAGGCCCCCGCGGCCCCGGCCGCCGACGAGCCGCGCCGTCCTCGCCGCCGCCGCACCCGTGTCGCCGCGGTACCGGCCCAGGCCGCCGTGGCCGCACCGGTCGCCGAGGCTCCGGTCGTCGAGGCTCCGGCCGCTCCGGTGACCCCGGTGACCCCGGTCGTCGAGGAGGCTCCGGCCCGTCCGAAGCGCGTCCCGACCCGCAAGGCCACCGCGGCCGCCGCGGTGACCCCGGTCACCGAGGTTCCCGCCGAGGAGGCTCCGGCCCGTCCGAAGCGCGTCCGCACCCGCAAGGTCACCCCGACCGAGCCGGAGCCGGACTTCCAGATGCCGCCGCTGGTCGAGCCCGTCCGGGCCCGGCGCACCACCCGCAAGGCAGCCCCGGCCGCCGCGGTGACCCCGGTCGCCGAGGTTCCCGCCGAGGAGGCTCCGGTCAAGCCGAAGCGGACCCGCACCCGCAAGGTCGCGGAGGCCGCTCCGGTCGCCACCGAGGCCGCCGCCGTGGCCGAGGAGGCCCCGGTCAAGCCGAAGCGCACCCGCACCCGCAAGGTCGCGGAGACGGCTCCGGTCGCCACCGAGGCCGCCGCCGTGGCCGAGGAGGCCCCGGTCAAGCCGAAGCGCACCCGCACCCGCAAGGTCGCGGCCGCGCCGGAGGCGTAA
- a CDS encoding alpha/beta fold hydrolase, whose protein sequence is MSKPPRLTLPSAARAYLLATDRGGFAVHEAGEPVHGTALLVPGFTGSKEDFIGLLEPLAAAGYRVVAVDGRGQYETPGPREEAPYALEELAQDVLAQVRALGADRVHLVGHSLGGLVSRAAVLRDPSPFASLTLMSSGPAAISEEQQARTKLLVAALEAMGDDMPGIWAAMRAHDPEDAAADSPELAHFLRERWLATVPEQLIVTGRTLISEPDRVAELSRVDLPKLVLSGAVDQAWPVPLLDETARRLAARRVVVPGTDHSPNAEDPATTARELAAFWDSCTGA, encoded by the coding sequence ATGAGCAAGCCGCCGCGTCTCACCCTGCCCTCCGCCGCCCGCGCGTACCTCCTCGCCACCGACCGCGGCGGGTTCGCCGTGCACGAAGCCGGTGAACCCGTGCACGGCACCGCCCTGCTGGTCCCCGGCTTCACGGGCAGCAAGGAGGACTTCATCGGCCTCCTGGAGCCGCTGGCGGCCGCAGGGTACCGGGTCGTCGCCGTGGACGGCCGCGGCCAGTACGAGACCCCGGGCCCGCGCGAGGAGGCTCCGTACGCCCTGGAGGAGCTGGCGCAGGACGTGCTCGCGCAGGTCCGCGCCCTGGGCGCGGACCGCGTCCACCTGGTCGGCCACTCGCTGGGCGGGCTGGTCTCCCGCGCCGCCGTGCTCCGCGACCCCTCGCCCTTCGCCTCCCTCACCCTGATGAGCAGCGGGCCGGCCGCGATCTCCGAGGAGCAGCAGGCCCGCACGAAGCTGCTGGTCGCCGCGCTGGAGGCGATGGGCGACGACATGCCCGGGATCTGGGCGGCGATGCGGGCCCACGATCCCGAGGACGCGGCCGCGGACTCCCCCGAGCTCGCGCACTTCCTGCGCGAGCGGTGGCTGGCGACCGTCCCCGAGCAGCTGATCGTCACCGGCCGGACGCTGATCTCCGAGCCGGACCGGGTGGCGGAGCTGAGCCGGGTCGACCTCCCGAAGCTGGTCCTGTCCGGGGCCGTGGACCAGGCCTGGCCGGTGCCGCTGCTGGACGAGACGGCCCGGCGCCTGGCCGCGCGGCGGGTGGTCGTGCCGGGGACGGACCACTCCCCGAACGCCGAGGACCCGGCCACGACGGCGCGCGAGCTGGCCGCGTTCTGGGACTCCTGCACCGGTGCGTAG
- a CDS encoding TetR/AcrR family transcriptional regulator, whose protein sequence is MTAIEQTEAARPRGTRLPRRARRNQLLGAAQEVFVAQGYHAAAMDDIAERAGVSKPVLYQHFPGKLDLYLALLDQHCEALLLAVRTALASTTDNKLRVAATMDAYFAYVEEEGGAFRLVFESDLTNEPAVRERVDRVSLQCAEAISDVIAEDTGLSKDESMLLAVGLGGVSQVVARYWLSSESPVARETAVGLLTSLAWRGIAGFPLHGTES, encoded by the coding sequence GTGACAGCCATCGAGCAGACCGAGGCAGCGCGTCCGCGGGGCACGCGACTGCCGCGCCGAGCCCGGCGCAACCAGCTGCTGGGCGCGGCCCAGGAGGTGTTCGTCGCGCAGGGGTACCACGCGGCGGCCATGGACGACATCGCCGAGCGGGCCGGCGTGAGCAAGCCGGTGCTGTACCAGCACTTCCCCGGCAAGCTCGACCTGTACCTGGCCCTGCTGGACCAGCACTGCGAGGCCCTGTTGCTGGCCGTGCGCACCGCGCTCGCGTCGACCACGGACAACAAGCTGCGCGTGGCGGCCACGATGGACGCCTACTTCGCGTACGTGGAGGAGGAGGGCGGCGCCTTCCGGCTGGTCTTCGAGTCCGACCTGACGAACGAGCCGGCGGTGCGCGAGCGCGTCGACCGCGTCTCGCTCCAGTGCGCCGAGGCCATCTCCGACGTCATCGCCGAGGACACCGGCCTGTCCAAGGACGAGTCGATGCTGCTGGCCGTGGGCCTGGGCGGGGTCTCGCAGGTCGTGGCCCGCTACTGGCTCTCCAGCGAGAGCCCGGTCGCCCGCGAGACGGCGGTCGGCCTGCTGACCTCGCTCGCCTGGCGCGGTATCGCCGGCTTCCCGCTGCACGGCACGGAGTCCTGA
- a CDS encoding MarC family protein codes for MFDFAVFGSLFLTLFVIMDPPGITPIFLALTSGRPVKVQRRMAWQAVCVAFGVIAVFGICGQQILDYLHVSVPALMIAGGLLLLLIALDLLTGKNDEPKQTKDVNVALVPLGMPLLAGPGAIVSVILAVQKVDGAAGQVSVWAAIVAMHVVLWITMRYSLVIIRVIKDGGVVLVTRLAGMMLSAIAVQQIINGVLQVVSGV; via the coding sequence GTGTTTGATTTCGCCGTCTTCGGATCCCTTTTTCTCACCCTTTTCGTGATTATGGACCCCCCGGGGATCACGCCGATCTTCCTGGCTCTGACGTCCGGCCGCCCCGTCAAGGTGCAGCGCCGCATGGCCTGGCAGGCCGTCTGCGTGGCCTTCGGTGTCATCGCGGTCTTCGGCATCTGCGGCCAGCAGATCCTGGACTACCTGCACGTCTCCGTCCCGGCGCTGATGATCGCCGGTGGTCTGCTGCTCCTGCTCATCGCGCTGGACCTGCTCACCGGCAAGAACGACGAGCCCAAGCAGACCAAGGACGTGAACGTGGCCCTGGTCCCGCTGGGCATGCCGCTGCTGGCCGGGCCCGGCGCGATCGTGTCCGTGATCCTGGCCGTCCAGAAGGTCGACGGCGCCGCCGGACAGGTCTCGGTCTGGGCCGCGATCGTGGCCATGCACGTCGTGCTGTGGATCACCATGCGCTACTCGCTGGTGATCATCCGGGTCATCAAGGACGGCGGCGTCGTCCTCGTCACCCGACTCGCCGGCATGATGCTCTCGGCGATCGCCGTCCAGCAGATCATCAACGGCGTGCTCCAGGTGGTCAGCGGAGTCTGA